A stretch of Terriglobia bacterium DNA encodes these proteins:
- a CDS encoding efflux transporter outer membrane subunit, whose amino-acid sequence TQLETTRALAIDVAATRARFEHAVAILVGKPPAGFAIPPVPIHGPPPEVPAGLPSDLLERRPDVAASERRVAAANGQIGAAKAAYFPSLTLSATGGFEGSALAGLLSLPNRFWSLGPALVETLFDGGRRRAAKEQALASYDASVAAYRESVLTAIQEVEDQLASLRILSEEATQQAEAVAAAERSLTLAKNRYQGGITTYLEVVSAQSAALTNERTAVDLLTRRMVASVGLVKALGGGWRSSDLPFTLPPAGVTARSAP is encoded by the coding sequence AGACGCAGCTCGAGACGACACGCGCACTGGCGATCGACGTCGCGGCGACGCGGGCCCGATTCGAGCACGCCGTCGCGATCCTCGTCGGGAAGCCCCCTGCGGGATTCGCGATCCCGCCCGTGCCGATCCACGGCCCCCCTCCGGAGGTCCCGGCGGGACTTCCCTCCGATCTCCTCGAGCGACGCCCCGACGTCGCCGCCTCGGAGCGCCGTGTGGCCGCGGCCAACGGGCAGATCGGAGCGGCGAAGGCCGCGTACTTCCCGTCGCTGACGCTCTCCGCGACGGGCGGCTTCGAGGGCTCGGCGCTGGCCGGTCTCCTGTCGCTGCCGAACCGGTTCTGGTCGCTCGGGCCCGCGCTGGTCGAGACGCTCTTCGACGGAGGGAGGCGGCGCGCCGCGAAGGAGCAGGCGCTTGCGTCCTACGACGCCTCGGTGGCCGCGTACCGCGAGAGCGTTCTCACGGCGATCCAAGAGGTCGAGGACCAGCTGGCCTCACTGCGCATCCTCTCCGAGGAGGCGACGCAGCAGGCGGAAGCCGTCGCGGCGGCCGAGCGCTCGCTGACCCTGGCGAAGAACCGGTATCAGGGGGGCATCACGACCTATCTCGAGGTCGTTTCGGCGCAGAGCGCCGCCCTGACCAACGAGCGCACGGCGGTCGACCTGCTGACGCGGCGCATGGTCGCCAGCGTCGGCCTCGTCAAGGCGCTGGGCGGCGGATGGCGATCGTCGGACCTGCCGTTCACCCTCCCGCCCGCCGGCGTCACGGCTCGATCAGCTCCTTGA